The following are encoded together in the Neomonachus schauinslandi chromosome 15, ASM220157v2, whole genome shotgun sequence genome:
- the LOC110570448 gene encoding CMRF35-like molecule 1 — MWPLLVLFLPIVQGSSALVAVSNAVSGPLRGSLTVQCRYEPGWETYSKWWCQGAQWKDCHILVQTDGSEREEKGHHVSIKDNQKSRTFTVTMEELRWNNADTYWCGIERSGTDLGVEVKVTIDPVTVQCHYGPGWETYVKSWCPDADLNSCTILVQTTGSELKKNRLSINQKKHTFSMTIWGE; from the exons ATGTGGCCGCTCTTGGTTCTGTTCCTTCCCATCGTCCAAG GCTCATCTGCCCTCGTAGCAGTGTCCAATGCAGTGAGTGGCCCATTGCGGGGCTCACTGACTGTGCAGTGTCGCTATGAACCTGGGTGGGAGACCTACAGTAAGTGGTGGTGTCAAGGAGCTCAGTGGAAAGACTGCCATATCCTCGTTCAAACCGATGGATCAGAGCGGGAAGAGAAGGGTCACCATGTGTCCATCAAGGACAATCAGAAATCACGCACATTCACCGTGACCATGGAGGAGCTCAGGTGGAACAATGCAGACACTTACTGGTGTGGGATTGAGAGATCTGGAACTGACCTTGGGGTCGAAGTTAAAGTGACCATTGACCCAG TGACCGTGCAGTGTCACTATGGCCCAGGGTGGGAGACCTACGTGAAGTCATGGTGTCCGGATGCTGATTTGAATAGCTGCACCATCCTTGTTCAAACCACTGGATCAGAGCTGAAGAAGAACCGGCTGTCCATCAATCAGAAAAAGCACACATTCTCCATGACCATTTGGGGCGAGTAA